A window of Saimiri boliviensis isolate mSaiBol1 chromosome 1, mSaiBol1.pri, whole genome shotgun sequence genomic DNA:
tgagagaagTATATTCAAGGGCTACTTCATTTGCcgcactgaaaatttacatataacaccCTTCTGGCCGGACCCAGTCATCTCCCTTCGCGTCTTTTCCACACGTGGCCACAGCAAAGGAGGCAGCAAAGCCCAGCCCTGCCATGGATGTGCAGTTCCCGGTGCCAAACGTACGTCCATGGAGGGGCATGAGGAGGGGCCTAGAGAGGGTCCTGACCCAGGGTTGGGGGGTCCCTCATGTTGGGAGGCAGAAAAGGGGGACCCCCGGGCTGGCGCCTGCTGAGCTTCAAACCCCTTCAGCTGGAGGTCCTGCCCCGGCCCCCGGTCGTCACTTCCACACCTGCACGTGCACCCAAGGCTGAGCCTGCCATCATCTCTGCCACCCGCAATGAGCCCATCGGCCTGAAGGCCTCCGACTTCCTACCCGTGAGTGGGAGCCCAGGGCGAGGCATGGGTAGAGGTCTGTGGGTGGAGGGCAGAGCGTCGCTGCTGGCTCCACCCATGCCAGCATCTGGGTGCCCATCCCACGCAGGCCGTGAAGATCCCCCTGCAGGCCGAGCTGGTGGACGACGATGCCATGTCACAGATCCGCAAAGGCCATGACACCATGTGTGTGGTGCTCACCAGCCGCCACAAGCACCTGGATGCCGTGCGGGCTGTGTGGACCACAGGCGACATCAAGGCAAGCACCCACCCTTGCCCAGGGCCCCGcctcacccctgcccctgcccccttcCTGCCCGGAGAGGACACCCATGGGGGATGGTGAGATACGCCGTCCCTGCCGTGACACCATCTGTTCCTCCCATCATGGTCACCACAGGCTGCCATCTCTTCAGCCCCTGTTGACAGGCCTGGCCTCACACTGAGGGTGTCAGGTGCAGCGCTGGGAACACCCCACAGCCCCAtcagcacacccacactcactctCGGGGTCACATCTGGGCCCCACTGCCCCACCCCCTGACGTGCTCTGTTTGCACAGACGTCGGTGGACTCTGCTGTGGCCATCAACGACCTGTCGGTGGTGGTGGACCTTCTCAACATCGTCAACCAGAAAGCGTGAGTGGCTGCcggggggagggatggagggccggggcagggcagggctgacAGCGACGTGTCCTGGCCTCTCCTAGCTCCCTATGGAAGCTGGACCTGTGCACCACGGTCCTGCCACAGATCGAGAAGCTTCTGCAGAACAAGTATGAGAGGTGCGTGTGGGGAAGCCACGCCTGCCttgaggagggggagggaagaggcaAGAAGCCTCCAGGACCACGGGAAGGGCCCCCAATGGCCTGGGTGTTCCTGTGAACTGGCTGTGAAGCATCGCTGCCCCCTCAACGATCCAGAGGTGGGAGTGGGAAaaggccgtgtgtgtgtgtgtgtgtgtgtgtgtgtgtgtgtgtggcgggagTGGGAAAAGGccgtgtgtgggggggggtgggaGTGGAAAaaggccgtgtgtgtgtgtgtgtgtgtctgtgtgtatctgtgtgtgtgtgtctgtgtctgtgtgtgtctgtgtctgtgtgtgtctgtgtgtgtctgtgtgtgtgtctgtgtgtgtgtgtgtgtctgtgcgtgtgtgtgtgtctgtttctgccCCTCTGCTGTGTTCCTTGCTGTCTCTGGCTGTGGCCCTGGGTCCGTCTGTGACTTCATCCATCTGCCCTTGAAGCTACGTCCAGACGGGCTGCACCTCCCTGAAGCTGATCCTGCAGCGGTTTCTGCCCCTCATCACGGACATGCTGGCGGCCCCGCCCTCCGTGGGTGTGGATATCAGCAGGGAGGAGAGGTGAGGGCCAGGCAGTGCCTGTGTCGGGGGCCGGGGTGCCACAACAGGTGAGGGACAAAGGCCTGGGCCCTCTTACTGACGGTCCTGCTGGGACAGCGTCTAGAGTAGGGCCTGGTCTGGGGCCGTGGCTCAGGGCGTGGTGGGCATAGCCAGAGCTGGGTTCCTCCCTGGCCTGGCTGTGCCCCACAATCCCTGGCAGGGCTGCGTGGTTCCGCTCTGGGCCTCCGCCTTCccctgggaggaggggctgcagCAGTTAGGACGGCAAAGGCCCTGGGGTTGGGAGGGACGGCAGTGCCAGCTGGCCCTCAGGCCCTGCCCTCTCTGCAGGCTGCACAAGTGCCGGCTCTGCCACAAGCAGCTCAAGAGCATCAGCGGCCTGGTCAAGAGCAAGTCGGGCCTGAGCGGCCTCCACGGCAGCACCTTCCGCGAGCTGCAGCTGCTCATGGCCAGTCTGGACTGAGGAACGCGGTGGGCGGGGCGCCCGGCAGCCCACACGGCCTGGCCTCAGCCCCCGCTCCTGTTCCTTCTGCGTCCACCGGCCCGTGAGCCTCTGCCTGGCCCCTGCTGCTGCCCCGTGGCCGTCCTGGAGGAGGTGACGCTGGTCCCTGGCCACCTCTACAGCCCCAAACTCTGAGACAACTCTCTCCAGCAGCAGCTGCCCAGCTTGGCCAACTGTTGCTTCTTTGGGCAGCGAACTGAGCTCTGGGGCTGCTGCTGTAATTTATAAggcaaattttattaaatttgtaaCGATTCCCAGGTTTCCATGCCGGCCACAAGGCTCCCCCAGGCCCAGGAGTGCCTGCCCCGCCTCTTCTGAGGTGAGACCACGCCCCCTCCAAGCCCTGGGGCGGGGCTACAGGCCGTGTGGCCAGCAGGGGGCAGCAGAGAGCCGGGCCTGTGGGACCGCGC
This region includes:
- the LOC101046503 gene encoding katanin p80 WD40 repeat-containing subunit B1-like: MAKGDPQETERRDVCVCLLYADVQSRTPEKPRGQIHNPGISIGGVAKKLSAVGNNLSGSARQPDVTEAENRSKPGLTTGGEGRESKYYHLSSASCLISGAIRSSQEPEPCCKLQSSPFASFPHVATAKEAAKPSPAMDVQFPVPNLEVLPRPPVVTSTPARAPKAEPAIISATRNEPIGLKASDFLPAVKIPLQAELVDDDAMSQIRKGHDTMCVVLTSRHKHLDAVRAVWTTGDIKTSVDSAVAINDLSVVVDLLNIVNQKASLWKLDLCTTVLPQIEKLLQNKYERCVWGSHACLEEGEGRGKKPPGPREGPPMAWVFL